In Neomonachus schauinslandi chromosome 6, ASM220157v2, whole genome shotgun sequence, a genomic segment contains:
- the LOC110592695 gene encoding phosphatidylinositol N-acetylglucosaminyltransferase subunit Y-like, translating into MTRVRVAGKTWGRRISLRLPTLTVLIPSVSLAGLFGSASVEEKLIRGCTSPASLGFSSRSLPMTIAVCVFFLCLWTWMAISLCRHN; encoded by the exons ATGACACG AGTCCGAGTGGCAGGGAAGACGTGGGGGAGAAGAATATCTCTGCGTCTTCCTACATTGACTGTCCTTATTCCGTCGGTCTCCTTGGCAGGACTGTTCGGTTCTGCCTCCGTGGAAGAAAAGCTCATACGAGGCTGCACCAGCCCAGCCAGCCTGGGCTTTTCCAGTCGGTCCCTGCCCATGACCATAGCCGTGTGTgtgttcttcctctgcctttggacttggatGGCCATCTCACTCTGCAGGCATAATTAA